The proteins below come from a single Burkholderia humptydooensis genomic window:
- a CDS encoding transglycosylase domain-containing protein has product MNRPLIRIALRPTGTLSFWKGFKWSVIVIVAIALAIVARLVQIEIETSRLQARFLSELTRDVGYSVDEGASNRIRFPDNGPYDLRLGYALLPSFQARLLSRGFVVAAQARASDRMLSLADERLFLPYDEKDQAGLSIVDSTGSPLFDVTYPHRVYGDFETIPPLVVQSLLFIEDRYLLDPSQPNRNPAIDWGRFSRALADQGLRFVDRHQATPGGSTLATQLEKFRHSPDGRTATPPEKLRQIASASVRAYLNGPQTMAARQAIVVHYLNSVPLAARARVGEVTGIGDGLAAWYGRDFQEVNRLLAAPATPENVAAQGTAFRQVLSLMIAQRAPSYFLNRGYPTLQRLTDSYLRLLATGGVITPALRDAALAAHIERSAAPAAADADARSFVARKAVTSARSHLLGALGIDNVYQLDRLDLRATDTLNNKVQQAVAAGLARAATRDGAREAGLYGFEMLRPGDDPSKIQYSFTLYERRNGANLLRVQTDSVDQPFDINQGARLNLGSTAKLRTIVTYLQIISELHTRYANLSAAELAKVKPDPTDALTRWALDYLAHTQDRSLQAMLAASVERKYSASPGETFYTGGGAQSFTNFDKSDNGRILTVHVAFQASVNLVFVRLMRDIVHYEMIRTSGPSSSWLDDPAQRQRYLMRFVDSESRVYVKRFYAKYAGKPDDDALSAMLENVRKSPPRVATVLRSVAPEAPRAWFDAKMRGTLHGTPAAAKLSDDALDKLYTKYAIDRFNLNDRGYIAGIHPLALWTLAYLRKHPDASLDDVQKASRDARIASYSWLFKTRYHATQDRRIKRMVELRAYDAIGDSWRALGYPFDHLTPSYAAAIGASGDQPAALAKLVGLIANNGAKVPNERISSLEFAHGTPYETRFVRAAAQPQPLLSPEIANQVHMLLGDVVQKGTGRRLAQGLTFPDGETLPVYGKTGTGDQRFNVYARGARLIESRKVNRSATFAFSLGDRFFGVLTAYTHEPYAARYDFTSAMAVQLLKSLAPALQPLMAAPAQPGANAAPNGSPAQAAAHG; this is encoded by the coding sequence ATGAATCGGCCGCTGATTCGGATTGCGCTTCGCCCGACCGGAACGCTGTCGTTCTGGAAGGGATTCAAATGGTCAGTGATCGTGATCGTCGCGATCGCGCTTGCGATCGTCGCACGCCTGGTCCAGATCGAAATCGAAACCTCCCGGCTGCAGGCGCGCTTCTTGTCTGAACTGACGCGCGACGTCGGCTATAGCGTCGACGAAGGCGCGAGCAACCGCATCCGCTTCCCCGACAACGGCCCGTACGACCTGCGCCTCGGCTACGCGCTGCTGCCGTCGTTCCAGGCGCGGCTGCTGTCGCGCGGCTTCGTCGTCGCGGCGCAGGCGCGCGCGTCCGACCGGATGCTGTCGCTCGCCGACGAGCGCCTGTTCCTGCCATACGACGAAAAGGATCAGGCCGGCCTGTCGATCGTCGACTCGACGGGCTCGCCGCTCTTCGACGTCACCTATCCGCACCGCGTGTACGGCGACTTCGAGACGATCCCGCCGCTCGTCGTGCAGTCGCTTCTCTTCATCGAGGATCGCTACCTGCTCGACCCGAGCCAGCCGAACCGCAATCCGGCGATCGACTGGGGGCGCTTCAGCCGCGCGCTCGCCGACCAGGGGCTGCGCTTCGTGGACCGCCATCAGGCGACGCCCGGCGGCAGCACGCTCGCGACGCAGCTCGAGAAATTCCGCCACTCGCCCGACGGCCGCACCGCGACGCCGCCCGAGAAGCTCCGGCAGATCGCGTCGGCTTCGGTGCGCGCGTATCTGAACGGCCCGCAGACGATGGCCGCGCGCCAGGCGATCGTCGTTCACTACCTGAACTCGGTGCCGCTCGCCGCGCGCGCGCGCGTGGGCGAAGTCACGGGCATCGGCGACGGCCTCGCCGCGTGGTACGGGCGCGACTTCCAGGAAGTGAACCGCCTGCTCGCCGCGCCGGCGACGCCCGAGAACGTCGCCGCGCAAGGCACCGCGTTCCGGCAGGTGCTCTCGCTGATGATCGCGCAGCGCGCGCCGTCGTACTTCCTGAATCGCGGCTACCCGACGCTGCAGCGCCTCACCGACAGCTACCTGCGCCTGCTCGCGACGGGCGGCGTGATCACGCCGGCGCTGCGCGACGCGGCGCTTGCCGCGCACATCGAGCGCAGCGCGGCGCCCGCCGCCGCCGACGCCGACGCGCGCTCGTTCGTCGCGCGCAAGGCGGTGACGTCCGCGCGCTCGCACCTGCTCGGCGCGCTCGGCATCGACAACGTCTATCAGCTCGACCGGCTCGACCTGCGCGCGACCGACACGCTGAACAACAAGGTGCAGCAGGCGGTCGCGGCGGGCCTCGCGCGCGCCGCGACGCGCGACGGCGCGCGCGAAGCGGGCCTCTACGGCTTCGAGATGCTGCGCCCGGGCGACGATCCGTCGAAGATCCAGTACAGCTTCACGCTGTACGAACGCCGCAACGGCGCGAACCTGCTGCGTGTGCAGACCGACAGCGTCGACCAGCCGTTCGACATCAACCAGGGCGCGCGCCTGAATCTCGGTTCGACCGCGAAGCTGCGCACGATCGTCACGTATCTGCAGATCATCTCCGAGCTGCACACGCGCTACGCGAACCTGAGCGCGGCCGAGCTCGCGAAGGTGAAGCCCGATCCGACCGACGCGCTCACGCGCTGGGCGCTCGACTATCTCGCGCACACGCAGGACCGTTCGCTGCAGGCGATGCTCGCCGCGTCCGTCGAGCGCAAGTACTCGGCGAGCCCGGGCGAGACGTTCTACACGGGCGGCGGCGCGCAGAGCTTCACGAACTTCGACAAGTCGGACAACGGCAGGATCCTGACCGTGCACGTCGCGTTCCAGGCCTCGGTGAACCTCGTGTTCGTGCGGCTGATGCGCGACATCGTCCATTACGAGATGATCCGCACGAGCGGGCCGTCGTCGTCGTGGCTCGACGATCCCGCGCAGCGGCAGCGCTATCTGATGCGCTTCGTCGATTCCGAGAGCCGCGTATACGTGAAGCGCTTCTACGCGAAGTACGCGGGCAAGCCCGACGACGACGCGCTCTCCGCGATGCTCGAGAACGTGCGCAAATCGCCGCCGCGCGTCGCGACGGTACTGCGCAGCGTCGCGCCCGAAGCGCCGCGCGCGTGGTTCGACGCGAAGATGCGCGGGACGCTGCACGGCACGCCGGCCGCCGCGAAGCTGTCGGACGACGCGCTCGACAAGCTCTACACGAAGTACGCGATCGACCGCTTCAACCTCAACGACCGCGGCTACATCGCGGGCATCCACCCGCTCGCGCTGTGGACGCTCGCGTATCTGCGCAAGCATCCGGACGCGTCGCTCGACGACGTGCAGAAGGCGAGCCGCGACGCGCGGATCGCCTCGTATTCGTGGCTCTTCAAGACGCGCTATCACGCGACGCAGGACCGCCGCATCAAGCGGATGGTCGAGCTGCGCGCATACGACGCGATCGGCGATTCGTGGCGCGCGCTCGGCTATCCGTTCGATCACCTGACGCCGTCGTACGCGGCCGCGATCGGCGCGTCGGGCGATCAGCCGGCCGCGCTCGCGAAGCTCGTCGGCCTGATCGCGAACAATGGCGCGAAGGTGCCGAACGAGCGGATCTCGTCGCTCGAGTTCGCGCACGGCACGCCGTACGAGACGCGCTTCGTCCGCGCGGCCGCGCAGCCGCAACCGCTGCTGTCGCCGGAGATCGCGAATCAGGTGCACATGCTGCTCGGCGACGTCGTGCAGAAAGGCACGGGGCGCCGCCTCGCGCAGGGCCTCACGTTCCCGGACGGCGAGACGCTGCCCGTGTACGGCAAGACGGGCACGGGCGACCAGCGCTTCAACGTGTACGCGCGCGGCGCGCGCCTCATCGAATCGCGCAAGGTCAATCGCAGCGCGACGTTCGCGTTCTCGCTCGGCGACCGGTTCTTCGGCGTGCTGACCGCCTACACGCACGAGCCGTATGCGGCGCGCTACGACTTCACGAGCGCAATGGCGGTGCAACTGCTGAAATCGCTCGCGCCGGCGCTGCAGCCGCTGATGGCCGCGCCCGCGCAGCCGGGCGCGAACGCCGCCCCTAACGGCTCGCCCGCGCAGGCGGCCGCCCACGGCTGA
- a CDS encoding phosphoribosyltransferase, with the protein MNDYFRDRVDAGRQLAAHLADYANRDDVVVLALPRGGVPVAFEVAKALRVPLDVLIVRKLGAPGNPELAMGAIATGGVVLLEQSVLRAMRVTERELADTIERERDELARREAAYRGDRAPPALEGRTVIVVDDGIATGSTMLAALEAVRARKPAKLVAAVPVASPGSAQKVRAAADAIVCVMRPDWLMGIGQFYLNFDQTSDDEVRALLGRARERAQPGGKDAPPAEAGPDD; encoded by the coding sequence ATGAACGATTATTTTCGCGATCGCGTCGATGCCGGCAGACAGCTCGCCGCGCATCTCGCCGATTATGCGAACCGCGACGACGTCGTCGTGCTCGCGCTGCCGCGCGGCGGCGTGCCGGTCGCGTTCGAAGTCGCGAAGGCGCTGCGCGTGCCGCTCGACGTGCTGATCGTGAGGAAGCTCGGCGCGCCCGGCAATCCGGAGCTCGCGATGGGCGCGATCGCGACGGGCGGCGTCGTGCTGCTCGAGCAGTCGGTGCTGCGCGCGATGCGCGTGACCGAGCGCGAGCTCGCCGACACGATCGAGCGCGAGCGCGACGAACTCGCCCGGCGCGAAGCCGCGTATCGCGGCGATCGCGCGCCGCCCGCGCTCGAAGGGCGGACCGTGATCGTCGTCGACGACGGCATCGCGACTGGCTCGACGATGCTCGCCGCGCTCGAGGCGGTGCGCGCGCGGAAGCCGGCGAAGCTCGTCGCGGCGGTGCCCGTCGCGTCGCCGGGCAGCGCGCAGAAGGTGAGGGCGGCGGCGGACGCGATCGTCTGCGTGATGCGGCCGGACTGGCTGATGGGCATCGGCCAGTTCTATCTGAACTTCGATCAGACGAGCGACGACGAGGTGCGCGCGCTGCTCGGCCGCGCGCGCGAGCGGGCGCAGCCGGGCGGAAAGGACGCGCCGCCCGCCGAAGCCGGTCCTGACGATTGA
- a CDS encoding nicotinate phosphoribosyltransferase → MTKPARDSALLTDLYEFTMLQSYFDCGMNDTATFELFVRKLPAHRNFLMAAGLEQALDYLADLTLDAHEIEALASTGLFSGGFLASLESLRFTGSVRAMSEGTVFFADEPILQITAPMREAQLIESRVMNLLHYESIVASKAARAVLAAPGKTLVDFGLRRAHGAEAALLSARASYVAGFAGTATLLAGLRYGIPTYGTMAHSYVQAHDDESLAFEHFARSFPRNAMLLVDTYDTEAAVRKVIAVAGKLARDGVEVKGVRLDSGDLAQHAMRVRALLDRAGLVRVTIFASGNLDEYRLAELIGKGAPIDGFGVGTRMNTSADAPYADCAYKLTEYAGVPRRKRSEGKATWPGRKQVFRRYRDDGVLDGDCLALHDEAHAGVALLEPVMIDGERVAPPPSLADVRAHASAQLDALPAALRDLTRAAEYPVAVTDALSALAQRLDAQAASDASLA, encoded by the coding sequence ATGACGAAGCCCGCGCGCGACAGCGCGCTGCTGACCGACCTGTACGAATTCACGATGCTGCAGTCGTACTTCGACTGCGGGATGAACGACACGGCGACGTTCGAGCTCTTCGTGCGCAAGCTGCCCGCGCATCGAAATTTCCTGATGGCGGCGGGGCTCGAGCAGGCGCTCGATTATCTGGCGGACCTCACGCTCGATGCGCACGAGATCGAAGCGCTCGCGAGCACGGGGCTCTTCAGCGGCGGCTTTCTCGCGTCGCTCGAATCGCTGCGCTTCACGGGCTCGGTGCGCGCGATGAGCGAGGGTACGGTGTTCTTCGCCGACGAGCCGATCCTGCAGATCACCGCGCCGATGCGCGAGGCGCAACTGATCGAGAGTCGCGTGATGAACCTGCTGCATTACGAGTCGATCGTCGCGAGCAAGGCCGCGCGCGCGGTGCTCGCGGCGCCGGGCAAGACGCTCGTCGATTTCGGGCTGCGCCGCGCGCACGGCGCGGAGGCCGCGCTGCTGTCGGCGCGCGCGAGCTACGTCGCCGGCTTCGCGGGCACGGCGACGCTGCTCGCCGGCTTGCGCTACGGGATTCCGACGTACGGCACGATGGCGCATTCGTATGTGCAGGCGCACGACGACGAATCGCTCGCGTTCGAGCATTTCGCGCGTTCGTTTCCGCGCAACGCGATGCTGCTCGTCGACACGTACGACACCGAAGCGGCCGTGCGCAAGGTGATCGCCGTCGCGGGGAAGCTCGCGCGCGACGGCGTCGAAGTGAAGGGCGTGCGGCTCGACAGCGGCGATCTCGCGCAGCACGCGATGCGCGTGCGCGCGCTGCTCGATCGCGCGGGGCTCGTCCGGGTGACGATCTTCGCGAGCGGCAATCTCGACGAGTACCGGCTCGCCGAGCTGATCGGGAAGGGCGCGCCGATCGACGGCTTCGGCGTGGGCACGCGGATGAACACGTCGGCGGACGCGCCGTATGCGGATTGCGCGTACAAGCTGACCGAATACGCGGGTGTGCCGCGCCGCAAGCGCTCGGAGGGCAAGGCGACGTGGCCCGGACGCAAGCAGGTGTTCCGCCGCTATCGCGACGACGGCGTGCTCGACGGCGATTGCCTCGCGCTGCACGACGAGGCGCATGCGGGCGTCGCGCTGCTGGAGCCGGTGATGATCGACGGCGAGCGCGTCGCGCCGCCGCCGAGCCTCGCCGACGTTCGCGCGCATGCGAGCGCGCAGCTCGACGCGCTGCCCGCGGCGCTGCGCGATCTCACGCGCGCGGCCGAGTATCCGGTCGCCGTGACCGACGCGTTGTCGGCGCTCGCGCAACGGCTCGACGCACAGGCGGCGAGCGACGCGTCGCTCGCGTAG
- a CDS encoding dienelactone hydrolase family protein codes for MQIQEVRIPIGKVELNGMLAMPEHASGIVVFAHGSGSSRLSPRNQEVAAVLQRAGLATLLFDLLTIEEQRRDAVTAEYRFAIAFLARRLVSALDWLRERPDVGKLPVGLFGASTGAAAALIAANARGRVVRAVVSRGGRPDLAGDALPRVRVPTLLIVGERDDEVLRLNRVAAGWLIGESKLVVVPGATHLFEEPGTLDEVARVAAEWFVVHLGDGRRPAAGARR; via the coding sequence ATGCAGATTCAGGAAGTACGGATACCCATCGGAAAAGTCGAGCTGAACGGCATGCTCGCGATGCCCGAGCATGCGTCGGGCATCGTCGTGTTCGCGCACGGCAGCGGCAGCAGCCGGCTCAGCCCGCGCAACCAGGAAGTCGCGGCGGTGTTGCAGCGCGCGGGGCTCGCGACGCTCCTGTTCGATCTGCTGACGATCGAGGAGCAGCGGCGCGACGCGGTGACGGCCGAGTACCGGTTCGCGATCGCGTTTCTCGCGCGCCGGCTCGTGAGCGCGCTCGACTGGCTGCGCGAGCGGCCGGACGTCGGCAAGCTGCCCGTCGGCCTGTTCGGCGCGAGCACGGGCGCGGCGGCCGCGCTGATCGCGGCGAACGCGCGCGGTCGCGTCGTGCGCGCGGTCGTCTCGCGCGGCGGCCGCCCCGATCTCGCGGGCGACGCGCTGCCGCGCGTGCGCGTGCCGACGCTTCTCATCGTCGGCGAGCGCGACGACGAAGTGCTCCGGCTGAACCGCGTTGCGGCCGGCTGGCTGATCGGCGAATCGAAGCTCGTCGTCGTGCCGGGCGCGACGCATCTGTTCGAGGAGCCGGGCACGCTCGACGAAGTCGCGCGCGTCGCGGCCGAGTGGTTCGTCGTGCATCTCGGCGACGGCCGGCGGCCGGCCGCAGGGGCCCGAAGATGA
- a CDS encoding erythromycin esterase family protein → MHPAKTPFLAVRDLARPLRGDAADFDALIDMADDADVVLLGESTHGTDEFYRMRARITARLVDECGFDTIAIEGDWPDAWRVNRYVQGDAAMADADAALADFTRFPAWMWRNRPMREFVGWLRDRNATLPRQSRAGVYGLDLYSLYRCADAVIRYLDDVDPGQAELARQRYAALDHVREPGAYGHAVACGARPAATADVLAQLRQLREREAAYLAQDGIDALDAQFFAEHNAQVVVNAENYYRAMFGSCANTWNLRDAHMRDTLFALRRHRARCGCAGRAVVWAHNSHVGDARATEMHLRGEWTLGQLVREALGERALSIGFTAYTGHVSAASRWDGDVERKWMRSALPDSYEHLFHATRLDRFFLPLREIVAQPLREALLERAIGVIYLPETERDSHYFMSSITGQFDALFHLDETNPLEPLAPPGAWHPREAPVSAP, encoded by the coding sequence ATGCATCCTGCGAAAACGCCCTTTCTCGCTGTGCGGGATCTCGCGCGCCCGTTGCGCGGCGACGCGGCCGATTTCGATGCGTTGATCGACATGGCGGACGATGCCGACGTGGTGCTGCTCGGCGAATCGACGCACGGCACTGACGAGTTCTACCGTATGCGCGCGCGGATCACCGCGCGCCTCGTCGACGAATGCGGTTTCGACACCATTGCGATCGAGGGCGACTGGCCCGACGCGTGGCGCGTGAATCGCTATGTGCAGGGCGACGCCGCGATGGCCGATGCCGACGCGGCGCTCGCGGACTTTACGCGTTTTCCCGCATGGATGTGGCGCAATCGCCCGATGCGCGAATTCGTCGGCTGGCTGCGCGATCGCAACGCGACGCTGCCGCGGCAATCGCGCGCGGGCGTCTACGGGCTCGATCTGTATAGCCTGTACCGCTGCGCCGACGCGGTGATCCGCTATCTCGACGATGTCGATCCCGGTCAGGCCGAGCTCGCGCGGCAGCGCTACGCGGCGCTCGACCACGTGCGCGAGCCGGGCGCATACGGCCACGCGGTCGCCTGCGGCGCGCGGCCTGCCGCGACGGCCGACGTGCTCGCGCAACTGCGGCAATTGCGCGAGCGCGAAGCGGCGTATCTCGCGCAGGACGGCATCGACGCGCTCGACGCGCAGTTCTTCGCGGAGCACAACGCGCAAGTCGTGGTCAACGCGGAGAACTATTACCGCGCGATGTTCGGATCGTGCGCGAACACGTGGAATCTGCGCGATGCGCACATGCGCGACACGCTGTTCGCGCTACGCCGCCATCGCGCGCGTTGCGGCTGCGCCGGGCGCGCGGTCGTCTGGGCGCACAACTCGCACGTCGGCGACGCGCGCGCGACCGAGATGCATCTGCGCGGCGAATGGACGCTCGGCCAGCTCGTGCGCGAAGCGCTCGGCGAACGCGCGCTGTCGATCGGCTTCACCGCGTACACGGGGCACGTATCGGCCGCATCGCGCTGGGACGGCGACGTCGAGCGGAAATGGATGCGCTCGGCGCTGCCCGACAGCTACGAACATCTGTTTCATGCGACGCGGCTCGACCGCTTTTTCCTGCCGCTGCGCGAGATCGTCGCGCAGCCGCTTCGCGAAGCGCTGCTTGAGCGCGCGATCGGCGTGATCTATCTGCCGGAGACGGAGCGCGACAGTCACTATTTCATGTCGTCGATCACGGGACAGTTCGACGCGCTGTTCCATCTCGACGAAACGAACCCGCTCGAACCGCTCGCGCCGCCCGGCGCGTGGCATCCGCGCGAGGCGCCGGTGTCCGCGCCGTGA
- a CDS encoding ABC transporter permease, with product MAHHADLLAGGRRHLRTLGWRDAVALLLVLALIVLLGSGVRQMSLPLDIARPEAISLSPLALPGYVLRTVLRMLAALGASIAFTFAYAPLAAKSRTAETVLIPLLDVLQSVPILGYLSFTVVFFLSIAPGTTLGAELAAIFAIFTSQAWNMAFSFYQSLRTVPHDLDEASRSLRHTGWQRFWRLEVPFAMPGLVWNAMMSMSGGWFFVVASEAISVGGLHIALPGVGAYVARAIAERDLAAVGWAIAAMTIAITLYDQLLFRPMVAWAHKFRCDQTVSGPAPRSWLLDLLHRASLPQRVGAPLGATLHRAARARLSLGALRLSTRERALSRRIARIVWLSLCAALAVYAGVALLRIAAPALSWFDVVDVARNGALTLARVLVLIGVATVVWVPVGVLIGLRPRATALVQPVAQFLAAFPANLLFPLAVFAIVRFGLAPAIWLSPLMILGTQWYILFNVIAGATAFPDDLKEAAASLRVRTPTWWREVMLPGILPYYVTGAITASGGAWNASIVSELVVWGHTTIDAAGLGAYIARTTAAGDYPRIALGVAAMSLLVIAMNRLIWRPLYAFAERRSRLD from the coding sequence ATGGCGCATCATGCCGACCTGCTCGCCGGCGGACGCCGGCATCTGCGCACGCTCGGGTGGCGCGACGCGGTCGCGCTGCTGCTCGTGCTCGCGCTCATCGTGCTGCTCGGCTCCGGCGTGCGCCAGATGTCGCTGCCGCTCGACATCGCGCGCCCCGAGGCGATTTCGCTGTCGCCGCTCGCGTTGCCGGGTTACGTGCTGCGCACCGTGCTGCGGATGCTCGCCGCGCTCGGCGCGTCGATCGCGTTCACGTTCGCGTATGCGCCCCTTGCCGCGAAGAGCCGCACGGCGGAGACCGTGCTGATCCCGCTCCTCGACGTGCTGCAGTCGGTGCCGATTCTCGGCTACCTGTCGTTTACCGTCGTGTTCTTTCTGTCGATCGCGCCCGGCACCACACTCGGCGCGGAACTCGCTGCGATCTTCGCGATCTTCACGAGCCAGGCGTGGAACATGGCGTTCAGCTTCTACCAGTCGCTGCGCACGGTGCCGCACGATCTCGACGAGGCGAGCCGCAGCTTGCGGCACACCGGCTGGCAGCGCTTCTGGCGGCTCGAGGTGCCGTTCGCGATGCCGGGCCTCGTCTGGAACGCGATGATGTCGATGTCGGGCGGCTGGTTCTTCGTCGTCGCGTCGGAAGCGATCTCGGTGGGCGGTCTGCACATCGCGCTGCCGGGCGTCGGCGCCTATGTCGCGCGCGCGATCGCGGAGCGCGACCTCGCCGCTGTCGGCTGGGCGATCGCGGCGATGACGATCGCGATCACGCTCTACGATCAATTGCTGTTCCGGCCGATGGTCGCGTGGGCGCACAAGTTCCGCTGCGATCAGACCGTAAGCGGCCCCGCGCCTCGCAGTTGGCTGCTCGATCTGCTCCATCGCGCAAGCCTGCCGCAGCGCGTCGGCGCACCGCTCGGCGCGACGCTGCATCGCGCGGCGCGCGCCCGTCTGTCGCTCGGCGCGCTGCGGCTGTCGACGCGCGAACGCGCGCTGTCGCGGCGCATCGCGCGCATCGTGTGGTTGTCGCTCTGCGCGGCGCTCGCCGTCTATGCCGGCGTCGCGCTCCTGCGGATCGCGGCGCCCGCGCTGTCGTGGTTCGACGTCGTCGACGTCGCGCGCAACGGCGCGCTGACGCTCGCGCGCGTGCTCGTGCTGATCGGCGTCGCGACCGTCGTGTGGGTGCCGGTCGGCGTGCTGATAGGACTGCGGCCGCGCGCGACCGCGCTCGTGCAGCCCGTCGCGCAGTTCCTCGCGGCATTTCCCGCGAATCTGCTGTTTCCGCTCGCGGTGTTCGCGATCGTGCGCTTCGGGCTCGCGCCCGCGATCTGGCTCAGTCCTCTGATGATTCTCGGCACGCAGTGGTACATCCTGTTCAACGTGATCGCCGGCGCGACCGCGTTCCCCGACGATCTGAAAGAAGCCGCGGCGAGCCTGCGCGTGCGCACGCCGACGTGGTGGCGCGAGGTGATGCTGCCCGGCATCCTGCCGTACTACGTGACGGGCGCGATCACCGCATCGGGCGGCGCATGGAACGCGAGCATCGTGTCTGAACTCGTCGTCTGGGGACACACGACGATCGACGCAGCCGGCCTCGGCGCGTACATCGCGCGAACGACCGCGGCGGGCGACTATCCGCGGATCGCGCTCGGCGTCGCGGCGATGTCGCTGCTCGTGATCGCGATGAATCGTCTGATCTGGCGGCCGCTCTATGCGTTCGCGGAACGCCGCTCCCGCCTCGACTAG
- a CDS encoding ABC transporter ATP-binding protein: MSFAKPSGEPLPVLAGIDLTVREGEILGLLGRSGSGKSTLLRIAAGLVKPTSGRVEYRGAPLDGPAAGIGVVFQTFALYPWLTVEENVELGLDAIRVPPSDARARVMSAIELIGLDGFESAYPRELSGGMRQRVGFARALVGDPALLLMDEPFSALDVLTADTLRTDFLDLWHARQLPIDAVLMVTHNIEEAVLMCDRILVLGAHPGRILAEVPIPLGYPRNRLDPELQHIVDDIYAALTSRIADAVAARNGKPGVPAQRLPNVSSHRLDSFVDAFVAHARDGCAELPRLASALAMPVGDLLPLAIALHVLEFAELRDGALRLTAAGRVYAQGDASERKRLFREHLEHFVALAAHIRQVLDERAGHQAPRERFELELLDRLNPLDAANTLRVAIDWGRFAGLYDYDDDARVFRRDGDDARG, translated from the coding sequence ATGTCGTTCGCGAAGCCGTCGGGCGAGCCGCTGCCCGTGCTCGCCGGCATCGATCTGACCGTCCGCGAAGGCGAGATTCTCGGGCTGCTCGGCCGCTCCGGCTCCGGCAAGTCGACGCTGCTGCGCATCGCGGCCGGGCTCGTGAAGCCGACGAGCGGGCGCGTCGAATATCGCGGCGCGCCGCTCGACGGTCCCGCCGCCGGCATCGGGGTCGTGTTCCAGACCTTCGCGCTCTATCCGTGGCTCACCGTCGAGGAGAACGTCGAGCTCGGGCTCGACGCCATCCGCGTGCCGCCGTCGGATGCACGCGCACGCGTGATGTCGGCAATCGAGCTGATCGGGCTCGACGGGTTCGAATCCGCGTATCCGCGCGAGCTGTCGGGCGGCATGCGCCAGCGTGTCGGCTTCGCGCGCGCGCTCGTCGGCGATCCGGCGCTGCTGTTGATGGACGAACCGTTCTCGGCGCTCGACGTGCTGACGGCCGACACGCTGCGCACCGATTTCCTCGATCTCTGGCACGCGCGCCAGTTGCCGATCGACGCGGTGCTGATGGTCACGCACAACATCGAGGAAGCGGTGCTGATGTGCGACCGGATTCTCGTGCTCGGCGCGCATCCGGGCCGCATCCTCGCCGAGGTGCCGATTCCGCTCGGCTATCCGCGCAATCGGCTCGATCCGGAACTGCAGCACATCGTCGACGACATCTACGCGGCGCTCACGTCGCGCATCGCCGATGCGGTCGCCGCCCGAAACGGCAAGCCGGGCGTTCCCGCGCAGCGGTTGCCGAACGTGTCGAGCCATCGGCTCGACAGCTTCGTCGACGCATTCGTTGCGCATGCGCGCGACGGCTGCGCGGAATTGCCGCGGCTCGCATCCGCGCTCGCGATGCCGGTCGGCGATCTGCTGCCGCTCGCCATCGCGCTGCACGTGCTCGAGTTCGCGGAGCTGCGCGACGGCGCGCTGCGGCTCACGGCCGCCGGCCGCGTCTACGCGCAGGGCGACGCGAGCGAGCGCAAGCGGCTGTTTCGCGAGCATCTCGAGCACTTCGTTGCGCTCGCCGCGCACATTCGTCAGGTGCTCGACGAGCGCGCCGGCCATCAGGCGCCGCGCGAGCGCTTCGAGCTCGAACTGCTCGACCGGTTGAATCCGCTCGACGCGGCGAATACGCTGCGCGTCGCGATCGATTGGGGACGCTTCGCGGGCCTCTACGACTATGACGACGACGCGCGCGTGTTCCGACGCGACGGGGACGACGCGCGCGGCTAG